The Polaribacter sp. HaHaR_3_91 genomic sequence GCAAATAGCCTTTGGCCAACATTTGCAAGGGTAAAATTGATGTTTACATTTTGTGCTGTTTTTATTTGGAGTCTTTTCATGCAATGGTTAAATTCGCTCTGTATGAGAGAGGTCGCTTTTATAAAGCAAAATAAAGAAAAATGGCTCGAATTTGAACAAGGTTTTTCAAATAAAGAGAAAAAAAGTCCAGATGACATTGCAAACTTGCATATAAAAATCATGAACGATTTGGTATATGCACAAACCTATTATCCTAAAAGTAAAGTTACTCAGTATTTAAATAAGTTGGCAAAGTCTAGTTTTGACAAGGTTTATCACTCAAAAAGACGCAACAAAAATGTTTTATTGTATTTCTTTTTTGATAAAGTACCACTACTCGCCTACCAATACAGAAAATATATTTATCTCTCTTTTATTGTCTTTTTTGCTTGTTTTTTCATCGGTTTGTTATCAACATTAAACGATACTTCATTTGCAAGACAGATTTTAGGAAACAATTATATAGATCAAACCTTAGAAAATATAGAAAGTGGCGATGCCATGGCAATTTATAAAGGAGGTAGCAATTGGGGTACTTTTATTGGTATTTACGATAATAACCAACGTGTTGGATTAAAAATGTTCTTATCTGGGTTATTTATAGGTATTGGTACTGGTTTTTACGTGGTATATAATGCTATAATGGTGGCTGTTTTTCAAGCATTCTTTTATCAAAATAATAGTTTGTTCGACAGTTTAAAAGGAATTTGGATTCATGGTACCTATGAGATTTTTAGCATGATCATAGAAGCAGCAGCAGGATATATTATTGGCGCTAGTATTTTGTTTCCAGGAGCATACAAACGTTTCGAATCCTTTAAAATAGGTATGAAAGCAGCGTTTTATATTTTTATAAGCACCATTCCGTTTACCTTAGCAGCAGCTTTTTTAGAAGGTTATATTACCCGATATTCTAATATTATGCCTACCGTTTTGTGTTTTGCAATCATTGGTTTTAGCTTAGCTACTATTAGTTATTACTACTTAATTTTACCTTTTAAGGTAGCTAATAAACATCAATTACGTTAATGCAAAAAAAGGTATTTCTTTTCGTCTTAATTTTTACTTCCATTAGTTTTGGACAGGTTGATAATGACCGTCTTATTTTATTTGAAAAAGACACTGTTCATTATGACAATTCTATTGAGTATGCCCAAAAAAGAGCGTTTACAGAAAATATAAAAGAAAAGTATAACGACAAAGAGTTTCAATATACAGAAGAAGAAATTGAAGAGACAGAGCCAGAAAAACCTTCTGCAGGAGAATCTGCATTTGTTGGAGCCTTTTTATTTTTTATCAGTACTATTTTTCCTTTTTTATTAGGGGGTATTATCATATTTATTATTTTAAAAACCTTATTAGGTACAGAAACCAATTTTTGGAATTTTAAAAAATCTAAAAAGATAGTGGCCAAAAAACTGATTTATGAAGATGAAGATATTCATGAAACAGATATTGACGGATTGTTACAAAATGCTATTCAAGATAAAGAATATCGATTGGCTATTCGTTATTATTATTTATCGGTTTTAAAAACACTATCAGACAAGAAACTGATAGATTATCATAAAGATAAAACAAATTCAGAATACCTTTTTGAAATTGAAAATACCGCTACAAGAACTGATTTTTCATATTTATCGTATGTCTATTCTTATGTATGGTATGGAGATTTTCCGATAGACGAAACCAATTTTAAATTGGCAGAAAGCAAGTATCAATCTTTTAAAAACACTTTAAAAAAATGATACTACAACATTTAAAAAAATACGCTCCTCTCCTGCTCTTGTTTCTACTAATTGGTTGTAATAAAACAGATTGGAACGAGAATTTTAAAGAGAAAGAGAAAAGTCCGTTTGGCAATTATATTATTTATAATGAATCTGAAACGCTGTTTAAGAATCAAAAAGTAACCTTGTTAAAGGAAAATATATATGATTATTTAGTTTTTAATTCAGATTTTGATAACACTAAAAAACACAATTATGTTGCCATAAAACATAGTGGTTATAAATTGACAAATACAGGTGTTACAGAGCTTTTAGACTTTGTAGCTAAAGGAAATAACGTGTTTTTAGCATTTAATAGTTTTAAAGACAGTTTAAAATCCTCTTTAAAATTTACTACGAATAATTTAGATAAAGACGTATATGATGTAAAGGGTTTAAAAAAGTTAGAAGGAACTTTTGAATTGAACAACAAAACTTTTTCTAAAACATCTTTTTCTTTTGATAGAAACATTAGGAGAAACTACTTTTTACAATACAATGAGAACACTACAAGTGTTTTAGGAACCTTTGCGGTTGATGGAGAAAAAGTGCCTAATTTTATTAAAATCCATTATGGAGAAGGAGCTTTTTACTTACACACACAGCCCATTGCTTTTACCAATTACTATTTGTTAAATAATAAAGAGGAGTATGCAGCCAATGTATTTTCGTATTTACCAAATGCAGACGTTATTTGGGATCCGCAGATAAAATCTAGTAAATATGAAGATAAAAAAGAGGATGATAATAATGTGTTTAAATTCTTTTTAGAGCATCCAACGTTAACATGGTTTTTATTTGTTTCTTCAATAGGGTTATTGCTGTTTATGCTTTTCAATGCAAGAAGAAAACAACGTCCGATTCCTATTATAAAACCCTTACAAAATTCGACAGTAGAATTTACTCAAACTATTGCCAATTTGTATTTAAAAGAACAAGATCATAAGAATTTAGTTGATAAAAAAATAGCCTACTTTTTAGAGAAGGTTCGTTCTAAATACCTTTTAGATACCAGCAATTTAAATACTGATTTTATAGAAAAATTAGCTTCTAAATCTGGTAATGATTTGCAAAGAACAAAGTATTTAGTAAACACAATTATTACTTTAAATAAGAAGATGGAATGTCTTGAAGAAGAATTAATTGTATTGCATAAAATGATAGAAAATTTCTTAAATAAATAAGATATGGAAACACCGAATAACGAAGAAGTACAACAAGGTATCTCTTTTGAAAATAGAATTGATTTATCTGAATTACAAGAGAGTGTTTTTAAGATAAAAAAAGAACTACAAAAAGTAATTGTAGGTCAAAAAGACATGATGGATTTATTGATCGTTGCACTGCTTGCAGATGGTCATGTTTTAATAGAAGGTGTACCTGGAGTTGCTAAAACCATTACTGCTAAATTACTAGCAAGAACTATAGATGTTGGCTTTAGTAGAATTCAGTTTACGCCAGATTTAATGCCTTCAGATATTTTAGGAACTTCGGTTTTTAATGTAAAAACATCTGAATTTGAGTTTAAAAAAGGTCCTATTTTTTCGAGCATGATTTTAATTGATGAAATAAACAGAGCGCCTGCAAAAACACAAGCTGCTTTGTTTGAAGTCATGGAAGAAAAGCAAATTACTATAGACGGACAAATATTTAAGTTACAAGAGCCTTTTGTAGTTTTAGCAACGCAAAACCCTATAGAACAAGAAGGAACGTATAGATTACCTGAAGCACAATTAGATCGCTTTTTATTCAAGATTAATGTCGATTATCCTAATGCAGACGAGGAGTTACAAATTCTCTTAAAAGAGCAAGCTTTAGAGAATACGACAAAAGCAAGTAAAATTGAAACGGTTATTTCCGGAGCTAAAATAAATGAATTTAGAAATTTAGTTAACCAGATTAAAATTGAAGAGAACCTATTAAAATACATTGCCAATATTGTGGTGAATACTAGAACGAATTCCTTTTTATATTTAGGAGCTTCACCAAGAGCAAGTATTGCAATTTTAGGTGCATCAAAAGCGTTTGCTGCTATTGAAGGACGTGATTTTGTGACGCCAGAAGATATTAAAAGAGCCACTATACCGGTATTGCAACACAGGGTTATTGTTACACCAGAAAGAGAAATGGAAGGTTTAACAAGTAAACAAATTATAGAGCAAATTATTGAAGCGGTGGAAATTCCTAGGTAGTGCTTGTTGACCAGTAATCAATTATCCGTAAAAAAAAAGTAGAAAGTCTTCGATAAAGCGCAGACTGATATTGATAAAAACACGCGTCATTACAAGGAACGAAGTAATCTGTTTGTTATTTAGTTCTTTGTTAAGTAGAGATTGCTTCGTACCTCGCAATGACAAAAAAAACGAATACAAATAAACAATTACATAAAATATTGAAACATTTTTACAACACTTTATTCTTAAACAATCGATTTTTCTATATTTTAGGAAGTATCTCAGCTCTTTTTGTGGTTGGTTTTTTCATTCCTTTCTTTTTTGAAGTTTCTAAAATGTTGCTTTTTGTTTTAGTGGTGTTACTATTGGTTGATGTTTTTATTTTATACAATACAAAAAATGCAATTAAGGTGAATCGCTATTTACCAGAGCGATTATCTAATGGAGATATAAATAAAATATCGATGCAACTGGAAAGTTTATATGGTTTTAAAGCACATCTTTCTATTATAGAAGAAATTCCATTTCAATTTCAAAAAAGAGATTTTATATTCAATATTGTCCTATCAAAAAAAGAAGAAAAAACAATTCATTACGATTTAATTCCAACAGAACGAGGTGTTTATTTATTTGGAAATATAAATGTGTACGCCAGTTCTCCGTTGCAATTAGCAACTAAAAAACACGTTTTAGGAGAAGGAAAAGAAGTAAAATGCTATCCATCTTTTTTAAAGTTGAGAGAATTCGATTTTAAAGCATTTAACAATGATGCTGTTTCTTACGGAACAAAAAAAGTAAGAAGAATTGGGCATTCTTTAGAATTTGAACAAATTAAAGAATATGTTTCTGGTGATGATATTCGATCTTTAAACTGGAAAGCCACTGCAAAGAGAAATCAGTTGATGATCAATCAGTATGTAGAAGAAAAATCGCAACCTGTTTATGCTATTATCGATAAAGGTCGTGCCATGCAAATGCATTTCAATAATTTAAGCCTGTTAGATTATGCAATCAATTCTACATTAGCAATTAGCAATGTTATTTTAAGAAAACAAGACAAAGCAGGTATGTTATCGTTTTCAACAAAGTTGGAAGATTGGGTGGTTGCAGAAAAAAGAAACTCTCAAATGAGTTTAATTTCGGAAGCATTACATAATATCAAAACAGATTTCTCAGAATCGGATTTTAGTACGTTATACGCCGTTGTTAAAAGAAAAATTACACAAAGAAGTTTACTGATTCTTTATACAAATTTTGAAACTATGGATGGTTTAAAGAGACAACTCCCCTATTTACGGGCGTTGGCTAAAAATCATTTGGTATTGGTGGTCTTTTTTGAAAATATAGCATTAGAAGCTTTAACCACAACACAAAGTGAAGATGTTTTAGGGGTGTATGATAGTATTATTGCAGAAAAATTTATGTACGAAAAGAAAAGTATTGTTAAAGAACTCAAAAAATACGGAATTCAAGCTGTTTTAACAAAACCAGAAAACTTAACAGGAGATACCATTAACAAGTATTTAGAGTTAAAATCTAGGGGGTTATTTTAGGTTAGAAATCATAAATAAAAACGTTAATGTAGGACAGATATAGATTAAGTTAATCGAGTAATTATTGCTTCTAAAATTCATCACTTTTATGAGTCTTATTTTAGTTACAGATTGTATTATGGAAAACAATTATGCATAATTAATAAGGACTAACACTTAAAACATGTGTAAAAATAATTAGATTAATGCTGTTGGTAAAGAATAAATAATATATTTGTAAGCTTATTAAAAAAACTAAACTTTTTAGAGTGAATTGGTATATAAAAGTAATAAAACAGTATTCAGACTTTAAAGGAAGAGCAAGACGTCAGGAATATTGGATGTTTATTTTAATAAATTCAATTATTTCTATCGGTTTCATGTTTATGGACAAAATTTTTGGTACAAATTACGGAGAATTTGGTGAAGATGGATATCTTGAAACGTTCTATAGTTTAGCTGTTTTAGTGCCATATATAGCAGTTACAGTAAGAAGAATGCATGATGTTGGAAAAAGTGGTTGGTATATGTTAATACCATTTTATAATTTTTATCTAGCTTGCACAAATAGTGAGAATGGCGAAAATAAATGGGGAGAAAACCCAAAAGGTGAAGGAAATAGCTCAGAAATTAATCAAATAGGTCAAGAATAGTATAATTATTAAAAATTAAAAAAATGAATTGGTATTTAAAAGTAGTAAAAGAACATTACGCAGATTTTAACGGTAGAGCAAGAAGAGAGGAGTATTGGATGTTTACATTATTTAATGCAATAATTTCTATTGTAATAAGTGTTGTGTTTGCAGGGATCGGTATTGCTTTAGAATCACCTTTATTAGCAGGTCTAAGCTATATTTATACTTTGGCTGTTTTAGTACCAAGTTTAGCTGTTCTGGTTAGAAGATTACATGACACCGGAAAAAGTGGTTGGTTCATTTTAATTGGACTAATACCTTTAATTGGTGCTATATGGTTATTGGTAATATTATGTACTGATAGTGTTTCTGGTGCAAATAAATGGGGAGAAAACCCTAAGGGAATTGGAAATAATGCTTCTATAAATGAAATAGGTAGAGAATAACCCTTTCAAATATTAAAATACAATAGAAGGTTGCTTATTTAGCAACCTTTTTTTTTGTTTATTTTTCTCAACTTTAACCCCTAAATAAAACTACTTTTGCCTTGTGAAAATTAGACAAAAATCAGAATCGGAATTTATTATTGTAATGGCCTCATTAATGTCTTTAGTTGCTTTTGCAATAGACGCATTATTACCTGCTATTTCAGATATTAGTGAAACAATTCATATTATAGACCCAAAAAACAATCAGTTATTTATAACAATG encodes the following:
- a CDS encoding stage II sporulation protein M, with amino-acid sequence MREVAFIKQNKEKWLEFEQGFSNKEKKSPDDIANLHIKIMNDLVYAQTYYPKSKVTQYLNKLAKSSFDKVYHSKRRNKNVLLYFFFDKVPLLAYQYRKYIYLSFIVFFACFFIGLLSTLNDTSFARQILGNNYIDQTLENIESGDAMAIYKGGSNWGTFIGIYDNNQRVGLKMFLSGLFIGIGTGFYVVYNAIMVAVFQAFFYQNNSLFDSLKGIWIHGTYEIFSMIIEAAAGYIIGASILFPGAYKRFESFKIGMKAAFYIFISTIPFTLAAAFLEGYITRYSNIMPTVLCFAIIGFSLATISYYYLILPFKVANKHQLR
- a CDS encoding DUF4129 domain-containing protein; translated protein: MQKKVFLFVLIFTSISFGQVDNDRLILFEKDTVHYDNSIEYAQKRAFTENIKEKYNDKEFQYTEEEIEETEPEKPSAGESAFVGAFLFFISTIFPFLLGGIIIFIILKTLLGTETNFWNFKKSKKIVAKKLIYEDEDIHETDIDGLLQNAIQDKEYRLAIRYYYLSVLKTLSDKKLIDYHKDKTNSEYLFEIENTATRTDFSYLSYVYSYVWYGDFPIDETNFKLAESKYQSFKNTLKK
- a CDS encoding DUF4350 domain-containing protein, with the translated sequence MILQHLKKYAPLLLLFLLIGCNKTDWNENFKEKEKSPFGNYIIYNESETLFKNQKVTLLKENIYDYLVFNSDFDNTKKHNYVAIKHSGYKLTNTGVTELLDFVAKGNNVFLAFNSFKDSLKSSLKFTTNNLDKDVYDVKGLKKLEGTFELNNKTFSKTSFSFDRNIRRNYFLQYNENTTSVLGTFAVDGEKVPNFIKIHYGEGAFYLHTQPIAFTNYYLLNNKEEYAANVFSYLPNADVIWDPQIKSSKYEDKKEDDNNVFKFFLEHPTLTWFLFVSSIGLLLFMLFNARRKQRPIPIIKPLQNSTVEFTQTIANLYLKEQDHKNLVDKKIAYFLEKVRSKYLLDTSNLNTDFIEKLASKSGNDLQRTKYLVNTIITLNKKMECLEEELIVLHKMIENFLNK
- a CDS encoding MoxR family ATPase is translated as METPNNEEVQQGISFENRIDLSELQESVFKIKKELQKVIVGQKDMMDLLIVALLADGHVLIEGVPGVAKTITAKLLARTIDVGFSRIQFTPDLMPSDILGTSVFNVKTSEFEFKKGPIFSSMILIDEINRAPAKTQAALFEVMEEKQITIDGQIFKLQEPFVVLATQNPIEQEGTYRLPEAQLDRFLFKINVDYPNADEELQILLKEQALENTTKASKIETVISGAKINEFRNLVNQIKIEENLLKYIANIVVNTRTNSFLYLGASPRASIAILGASKAFAAIEGRDFVTPEDIKRATIPVLQHRVIVTPEREMEGLTSKQIIEQIIEAVEIPR
- a CDS encoding DUF58 domain-containing protein, which encodes MKHFYNTLFLNNRFFYILGSISALFVVGFFIPFFFEVSKMLLFVLVVLLLVDVFILYNTKNAIKVNRYLPERLSNGDINKISMQLESLYGFKAHLSIIEEIPFQFQKRDFIFNIVLSKKEEKTIHYDLIPTERGVYLFGNINVYASSPLQLATKKHVLGEGKEVKCYPSFLKLREFDFKAFNNDAVSYGTKKVRRIGHSLEFEQIKEYVSGDDIRSLNWKATAKRNQLMINQYVEEKSQPVYAIIDKGRAMQMHFNNLSLLDYAINSTLAISNVILRKQDKAGMLSFSTKLEDWVVAEKRNSQMSLISEALHNIKTDFSESDFSTLYAVVKRKITQRSLLILYTNFETMDGLKRQLPYLRALAKNHLVLVVFFENIALEALTTTQSEDVLGVYDSIIAEKFMYEKKSIVKELKKYGIQAVLTKPENLTGDTINKYLELKSRGLF
- a CDS encoding DUF805 domain-containing protein — encoded protein: MNWYIKVIKQYSDFKGRARRQEYWMFILINSIISIGFMFMDKIFGTNYGEFGEDGYLETFYSLAVLVPYIAVTVRRMHDVGKSGWYMLIPFYNFYLACTNSENGENKWGENPKGEGNSSEINQIGQE
- a CDS encoding DUF805 domain-containing protein produces the protein MNWYLKVVKEHYADFNGRARREEYWMFTLFNAIISIVISVVFAGIGIALESPLLAGLSYIYTLAVLVPSLAVLVRRLHDTGKSGWFILIGLIPLIGAIWLLVILCTDSVSGANKWGENPKGIGNNASINEIGRE